GCGCGCCGGCCGCCGCGGTCGTCGGGGCGGTGCTGGCCCTGGTGCTCCTGCCGTACGCGCCGAGCGGGGTGCCGGTGATCGCCGCGCTGGCCGGCGTGGTCCCGGGCGTGCTGCTCGCCCGCGGCGTCCGCTCCCGCGGGGTGCCGGCATGAGCTGGACCGTCCTGCTGGCGCTGTGCGCGGTCTCGTACGGGCTGAAGGCGGTCGGGCCGGTGCTGGCCGGCGGCCGGGAGCTCGGCCCGCGGACCCGGCGGACCCTCGACCTGGTCTCGGTGCCGCTGCTGGCCGCGCTCATCCTCACCCAGACCGTGGGCGACGGTCACCGGCTGGTGGCCGACGCCCGGCTGCCCGCGCTCGCCGTCGCCGCCGTCCTGGTCTGGCGGCGCGCCCCGTTCCTGGTCGTCGTCCTCGCCGCCGCCGGCACCGCCGCCGTCCTCCGCGCCCTGACCTGACGCCGGCGGCTCAGCCGGTGGTCGACTCGCGGACGACCAGATCGGGCTCGAAGACGACCTGGCGATGCTGGTGGGTCTCCCGGTCGGTCGCCTCCTCCAGCAACAGCTCCATCGCGGCCCGGCCGAGCTGGAACCGCGGCTGCCGTACGGAGGTCAGCGGCACCGCGGCGGCCGCCGCGAAGTCGATGTCGTCGTACCCGACGATGGCCAGGTCGCCCGGCACCGACAGCTGCCGCCGGACCGTGTCCTGCAGCAGGCCCAGCGCGAGCAGGTCGTTGGCACAGAACGCGGCCGT
The window above is part of the Mycobacteriales bacterium genome. Proteins encoded here:
- a CDS encoding AzlD domain-containing protein; its protein translation is MSWTVLLALCAVSYGLKAVGPVLAGGRELGPRTRRTLDLVSVPLLAALILTQTVGDGHRLVADARLPALAVAAVLVWRRAPFLVVVLAAAGTAAVLRALT